One window of Treponema denticola genomic DNA carries:
- a CDS encoding Nif3-like dinuclear metal center hexameric protein has protein sequence MKLKELDLYFTELLNIDAFAVQDLSQNGVQVQNSGKEIKKVAFAVDACLQSIKEAAERKADMLFVHHGLFWSRSLRIMGNHYHRIKALLDNDIVLYAVHLPLDAHPLYGNNIGLARRLELENLKEFGMYRGLNIGFYGSLPLKEGSEEGLEIDEIINKLFPQGEKPANILPFGPKKIKTIGIISGGAASEIDDAIALGLDLYITGEIEHITYHNALENRINVIAGGHYQTETVGVQLVAKKLELDTNLETCFIDIPTGF, from the coding sequence ATGAAACTAAAAGAGCTTGATCTTTATTTTACCGAGCTGTTAAACATAGATGCTTTTGCGGTTCAAGATTTATCGCAAAACGGTGTTCAGGTGCAAAACAGCGGAAAAGAAATAAAAAAGGTTGCTTTCGCGGTGGATGCCTGTCTTCAATCCATAAAAGAAGCCGCCGAGCGGAAAGCCGACATGCTTTTTGTACACCACGGCCTTTTTTGGAGCCGCTCCTTACGGATTATGGGAAATCATTATCATAGAATAAAGGCTCTTTTAGACAATGACATAGTTCTCTATGCCGTTCACCTTCCCCTCGATGCCCATCCCCTTTACGGGAACAACATCGGTCTTGCCCGCCGCCTTGAGCTTGAAAACTTAAAAGAATTCGGCATGTACAGGGGGCTGAACATAGGTTTTTACGGCAGTCTTCCTTTAAAAGAAGGTTCCGAAGAAGGCTTGGAAATAGATGAAATTATAAATAAACTTTTTCCTCAAGGAGAAAAACCTGCAAACATCCTTCCTTTCGGGCCTAAAAAAATTAAAACAATCGGAATCATTTCGGGCGGGGCCGCTTCGGAAATAGATGATGCAATAGCCTTAGGACTTGACCTATACATAACGGGAGAGATTGAACACATTACCTATCACAATGCCCTCGAAAACAGAATAAATGTAATTGCCGGAGGCCATTATCAAACGGAAACTGTAGGCGTTCAGTTGGTTGCAAAAAAGCTTGAACTTGATACAAACCTTGAAACCTGCTTTATAGATATTCCGACAGGCTTTTAA
- a CDS encoding ATP-grasp domain-containing protein has protein sequence MKENKKRILILGAGLMQGPAIRAAKELGCEVIAVDGNPNAVCAKEADKFFPIDLKDIPALIDLAKSLKEKGLHGVFTAATDFSVSVAAIAESCSLPGHSLEAARRASDKVLMRESFEKHGVPSPKFTHIFKNEIDKALQILKQKAIPFPLTVKPADNMGARGCRLVYSQDELRPSLEDAVNFSRSGKAIAEEFIDGEEFSLEALVINGEIFLNALADRHIFFPPYFVEMGHTIPSIKSKEECDELIRVFFLGIKALGLTNGAAKGDIFLRKADPKKNGKRTACVGEIAARLSGGYMSGWTVPYSSGFDVTKAAVKIALGEPVDELPNSEAARFSAERAASFSAERAALFSAERAWISVPGIIKKIYGLEEARSTKNIKDVLPRLFEKDEAVFPKNNVEKCGNVLSSAESYDEAVKASMEAVQKIFLRLERANNKTNLFFEKTNPSIAVQGNYPPNFFKFPEDDSTKEIKNKTFDELLKNSILKEEDEILYPSFFKDFLDKAFDVHGLSIREAIKQAFFLEPNLKEKMLILQTIGEPLNQSLVLWWKYFIRGSRQGLIYYLDTELND, from the coding sequence ATGAAAGAAAATAAAAAGCGTATTTTAATTTTAGGAGCAGGACTCATGCAGGGTCCTGCAATAAGGGCTGCAAAAGAGCTGGGCTGTGAGGTCATTGCCGTAGACGGAAACCCGAATGCGGTTTGTGCAAAAGAAGCCGATAAGTTTTTTCCGATAGATTTAAAGGATATTCCCGCCCTCATAGACCTTGCAAAAAGCTTAAAAGAAAAGGGCCTACACGGAGTCTTTACCGCAGCTACGGACTTTTCCGTATCGGTTGCAGCCATTGCAGAAAGCTGTTCTCTTCCCGGACACAGTTTGGAAGCCGCCCGCCGTGCAAGCGACAAGGTTTTAATGAGGGAGAGCTTTGAAAAGCACGGCGTTCCTTCTCCTAAGTTTACCCATATTTTTAAAAACGAAATAGATAAGGCTCTTCAAATTTTAAAACAAAAAGCCATTCCATTCCCTCTTACGGTAAAGCCTGCCGACAATATGGGAGCGCGGGGCTGCCGCTTGGTCTATTCCCAAGATGAATTAAGACCGTCCCTAGAAGATGCGGTAAACTTTTCGCGGAGCGGAAAAGCTATAGCCGAAGAGTTCATCGATGGTGAAGAGTTTTCGCTTGAAGCCCTAGTTATAAACGGAGAGATTTTTTTAAACGCTCTCGCAGACAGGCACATTTTTTTTCCGCCCTACTTTGTCGAGATGGGACACACGATTCCGTCGATTAAGAGCAAGGAAGAATGTGATGAGCTTATAAGAGTTTTTTTTCTCGGGATAAAGGCCTTGGGGCTTACAAACGGGGCGGCCAAGGGAGACATTTTTTTACGAAAAGCCGATCCCAAAAAAAACGGCAAACGGACTGCCTGTGTGGGAGAAATCGCCGCCCGCCTTTCAGGGGGCTACATGTCGGGCTGGACGGTTCCCTATTCTTCGGGCTTTGATGTAACTAAGGCCGCCGTCAAAATAGCCTTAGGCGAACCCGTAGATGAACTTCCTAATAGCGAGGCCGCTCGTTTTAGCGCCGAAAGAGCCGCTAGCTTTAGTGCTGAAAGAGCCGCTCTTTTTAGTGCCGAACGAGCTTGGATTTCGGTGCCGGGCATCATAAAAAAAATATACGGGCTTGAAGAAGCAAGGAGCACAAAAAACATAAAGGATGTTTTACCCCGCCTTTTTGAAAAAGATGAAGCCGTCTTCCCTAAAAACAATGTAGAGAAATGCGGCAATGTCCTAAGCTCTGCGGAAAGCTATGATGAGGCAGTTAAGGCGAGCATGGAAGCCGTACAAAAAATATTTTTGCGGCTTGAAAGAGCAAACAACAAAACGAATCTTTTTTTTGAAAAGACAAATCCTTCGATAGCCGTGCAAGGCAATTATCCTCCGAACTTTTTTAAATTCCCTGAAGACGACAGCACAAAAGAAATTAAAAACAAAACTTTTGATGAGCTATTAAAAAATTCCATTTTAAAGGAAGAAGATGAAATTCTTTATCCTTCGTTCTTTAAGGATTTTTTGGATAAAGCCTTTGATGTGCACGGCCTTTCCATTCGGGAAGCAATAAAACAAGCCTTCTTCCTTGAACCGAACTTAAAAGAAAAGATGCTCATCCTCCAAACTATAGGAGAACCTTTAAACCAGTCTCTTGTTTTGTGGTGGAAGTATTTTATACGCGGCAGCCGCCAAGGACTCATCTATTATCTTGATACCGAATTAAATGATTAA
- a CDS encoding right-handed parallel beta-helix repeat-containing protein — protein MKKRIASCLLAALVLANLTAAEYYVSKETGKNGNAGTKDAPFKNIEKAAEKVQPGDKIYVAEGNYYGVRDKGFIMIQKAVEIYGGYSKDFSKRDVLKYRTLVMPPASSNGTGRANKAMEFDIKNGEGKKLVIDGIIFDKGLSNGYHPTKGKPQGVETGMLVLPPGQGVNGGEKSITTEKAIFGGSIMKCDVLIQNCVFNNASNFAIQFGGTGNVKILNNVFTANAMSACEIWGKENKPNAVTVEFAYNTVLFTWPRTHAFEDMGYGFRVMTKVEVNIHHNIIGLSCLSAVDRCRIDSPASMENGRKVLMDNNRFFMNKQADVTLPGLGTFEYVWVKDFDDLDRFNSAEGNEELKDIASLKNVLNKAYLAGFLNATYKEKTDYDPNSPANEFRRAMGMNQTMTVQTNVSMFANKYPQDDAVKLFGAVKGFGAQAIK, from the coding sequence ATGAAAAAAAGAATTGCAAGTTGTTTACTGGCTGCTCTCGTTTTAGCAAACCTAACAGCTGCGGAATACTACGTTTCAAAAGAAACCGGTAAGAACGGAAATGCGGGTACAAAAGATGCCCCGTTTAAGAACATAGAAAAGGCTGCCGAAAAGGTTCAGCCTGGAGATAAAATCTACGTTGCCGAAGGCAATTACTACGGCGTTCGCGACAAGGGTTTTATCATGATACAAAAAGCAGTCGAAATTTACGGCGGATATTCCAAAGACTTTTCCAAACGGGATGTTTTAAAATACCGCACTCTTGTTATGCCGCCGGCTTCCTCAAACGGAACAGGCAGAGCAAACAAAGCTATGGAGTTCGACATTAAAAACGGTGAGGGTAAAAAACTCGTAATTGACGGTATCATCTTCGATAAAGGTCTTTCAAACGGGTATCATCCTACAAAGGGTAAGCCTCAGGGTGTGGAAACCGGTATGCTTGTTTTACCGCCGGGTCAAGGTGTGAATGGAGGTGAAAAGTCCATTACAACGGAAAAGGCTATATTCGGCGGAAGTATCATGAAGTGCGATGTACTTATTCAAAACTGCGTATTCAACAATGCTTCCAATTTTGCTATTCAGTTTGGAGGAACAGGCAATGTTAAAATTTTGAATAACGTCTTTACTGCAAATGCTATGTCCGCTTGTGAAATATGGGGAAAAGAAAATAAACCGAATGCCGTAACGGTGGAGTTCGCATATAATACGGTACTGTTTACTTGGCCTCGTACTCATGCCTTTGAAGACATGGGCTACGGTTTCCGCGTTATGACAAAGGTTGAGGTAAATATACACCACAATATTATTGGGCTGTCTTGTCTTTCTGCAGTAGACCGCTGCCGTATTGATAGTCCCGCTTCAATGGAAAATGGGCGAAAGGTGCTTATGGACAACAACCGCTTTTTTATGAATAAACAGGCGGATGTAACCCTGCCGGGATTAGGAACCTTCGAGTACGTATGGGTAAAAGACTTTGACGATCTTGACCGCTTTAACAGTGCAGAAGGCAATGAAGAGTTAAAAGACATTGCTTCTCTTAAAAATGTGTTAAATAAGGCATATTTGGCAGGTTTTTTGAATGCTACATATAAAGAAAAAACGGACTATGATCCGAATTCTCCCGCCAATGAATTCAGGCGTGCTATGGGAATGAACCAAACGATGACGGTTCAGACCAACGTGTCTATGTTTGCAAACAAATATCCCCAAGATGATGCCGTAAAACTATTCGGTGCAGTAAAAGGCTTCGGAGCGCAAGCGATTAAGTAA